In Vicugna pacos chromosome 1, VicPac4, whole genome shotgun sequence, a single window of DNA contains:
- the LOC102525426 gene encoding proline-rich protein 23C translates to MGSRPRSPSAYSVDRWGPQAEGAGPAKRRRTNEPSDPESEAASSPDNLTRPRAADARTSVVVLDADCALYLPLDDVDLVLEPEATSVQQVSLRDHTVMVVPETLLASVTECLGGQGHSSLGLEQGALLSAPGEYIALEQGFLYGSVPEIAAQEEVSEEDVDAEFLLPGMEAAAGSVAGLRSPARRASDPDMLGLVPEPSPRASNPSPETCSPYQGYNLDFHLLEPLPDSPLQPLPPSPNPAPHERPQRPHGPARKAQRCLFPESVASLNSSPPGLGAGQSLMILVLCILPTGQESQQADIFLDAHCIAEFGISG, encoded by the coding sequence ATGGGCAGCAGGCCCCGCAGCCCCAGCGCCTACTCTGTGGACCGGTGGGGACCTCAGGCCGAGGGAGCCGGCCCTGCCAAGCGCCGCCGAACCAACGAGCCCTCGGACCCCGAGTCTGAGGCAGCGTCCAGCCCGGACAACCTGACCAGGCCCCGGGCCGCGGACGCGCGCACCTCTGTGGTGGTTCTGGATGCCGACTGTGCCTTATACCTGCCCCTAGACGACGTTGACCTGGTGCTGGAGCCCGAGGCTACGTCTGTGCAGCAAGTATCTCTCAGAGATCACACCGTTATGGTGGTCCCCGAAACCCTCCTGGCCTCCGTAACGGAATGCTTGGGAGGACAAGGCCACTCATCTCTCGGCCTGGAACAGGGAGCTCTTCTGAGCGCTCCCGGGGAGTATATCGCCCTCGAGCAGGGATTCTTATACGGATCTGTCCCAGAGATCGCCGCACAGGAAGAGGTTTCCGAGGAGGATGTGGACGCCGAgttcctgctgcctggaatggAAGCTGCAGCCGGCTCAGTCGCTGGGCTCCGCTCCCCTGCAAGAAGGGCATCTGACCCCGACATGTTGGGCCTAGTCCCAGAGCCCTCACCTCGGGCCTCCAACCCTAGTCCAGAGACATGCTCTCCTTATCAGGGCTACAATCTAGATTTCCACCTTCTGGAGCCCCTCCCAGACTCACCACTCCAACCTCTACCTCCTTCTCCCAATCCAGCTCCTCACGAGCGCCCCCAACGCCCTCATGGTCCTGCGCGCAAGGCCCAGAGATGCCTGTTCCCGGAATCAGTTGCCTCCCTCAATTCCTCGCCACCTGGCTTAGGAGCGGGCCAAAGTCTTATGATACTGGTTTTGTGCATATTGCCCACCGGGCAAGAATCACAACAGGCAGATATTTTTTTGGACGCACACTGCATTGCAGAATTTGGCATCAGTGGCTGA